One Eurosta solidaginis isolate ZX-2024a chromosome 5, ASM4086904v1, whole genome shotgun sequence DNA segment encodes these proteins:
- the LOC137252791 gene encoding uncharacterized protein, which translates to MASFVKVKSGNIIKFIEIRKVIDDNTEEITTDDIIYSVGLAFDFHENAVLKFRDRDGANIENDHLHQIVQQYGKCSCFLLEVFTGDEESISKSLVKTPVFQIHSAALEAHLRSGDYSHILREYSDSGTHTDSSRRLLVREAVSFMRHHFGNYPTKTQKIATAEAIIALFPNYKIEGSAYGGIELFYNPIDNTWYLSSKLKNFNSKRRKTEGKSEDIAEAVCASNDENLSNEDIEFFKNCIVSEQRDTIKERLAKTIKGRQKFCAASTNIFSTFRFFLFDATLISFDFELQYGENSKYLLQNGPKRHAEHCSVGVNASDVLNVTSDLIPALNILDEELPKEADFVSSDVTHRSKKLCNDFNFEVPIQASFSNFAKHLMASGMAESNVNEIFSPLEEIMEKQESIIEELKSIEERVMQQFRDFLAEVSNIKLKYKILKPKSEKLSMSADVETLRAERVQSEQLSSAVQALRVELDDCQNSLISTDVIVRGIPHTREENLKETFVKLCDAVVVQTPPLAPYSESPAKTTTKHRD; encoded by the exons ATGgcttcatttgtcaaagtaaaaagTGGTAATATAATCAAatttatagaaattagaaaagttatcgatgatAATACGGAGGAAATTACAACTGATGATATAATATATTCGG TTGGATTGGCGTTTGATTTTCACGAGAACGCGGTGCTTAAATTTCGCGATCGGGATGGAGCAAATATCGAAAACGACCACCTCCACCAAATTGTGCAGCAATACGGCAAATGCAGTTGTTTTTTACTTGAAGTTTTCACTGGCG ATGAAGAAAGTATTTCCAAATCTTTGGTAAAAACGCCGGTATTTCAAATCCACAGCGCTGCATTAGAGGCACATCTGCGAAGCGGAGATTATTCACACATTTTGAGAGAATACAGTGATAGTGGAACTCATACAGACTCTTCAAGAAGGCTACTGGTTCGAGAGGCGGTATCTTTTATGAGACATCATTTTGGAAATTACCCTACAAAAACGCAGAAAATAGCAACTGCAGAGGCTATTATTGCTCTTTTTCCAAATTACAAAATTGAAGGAAGCGCATATGGTGGAATC GAGCTTTTCTACAATCCTATCGATAACACTTGGTATTTGTCCTcgaaactaaaaaattttaattcgaaaaGGCGTAAAACTGAGGGAAAGTCAGAAGATATTGCAGAAGCAGTTTGCGCGAGCAACGATGAAAATCTTTCCAATGAAGAcatcgaatttttcaaaaattgcattGTGAGCGAACAGAGAGATACTATAAAAGAAAGACTGGCCAAGACAATAAAAGGTCGTCAGAAATTTTGTGCAGCGAGTACAAATATTTTTTCAACGTTTAGATTTTTTCTGTTTGATGCAACATTG atttcttttgattttgagtTGCAATACGGAGAAAATAGCAAATATTTACTGCAGAA CGGGCCTAAAAGACATGCTGAACATTGCTCTGTCGGTGTTAATGCAAGCGATGTATTAAATGTGACTTCAGATCTCATACCAGCATTAAATATATTAGATGAAGAATTACCAAAAGAAGCTGATTTTGTGTCAAGCGATGTAACGCATCGCTCAAAGAAATTGTGTAACGATTTCAATTTTGAAGTTCCAATACAAGCATCGTTTTCGAATTTTGCGAAACACTTAATGGCATCTGGAATGGCAGAAAGTAACGTAAATGAAATTTTTAGTCCGCTTGAGGAAATT ATGGAGAAGCAGGAGAGCATTATTGAAGAGCTTAAGAGCATCGAAGAGCGCGTCATGCAGcagtttcgggattttttggcTGAAGTCTCAAACATAAAACTTAAATACAAAATATTGAAGCCCAAGTCGGAAAAATTGAGCATGAGTGCCGATGTAGAAACGCTACGAGCGGAAAGAGTGCAATCTGAACAGCTGAGTTCAGCGGTTCAAGCACTCAGAGTAGAACTTGACGACTGCCAAAACTCACTAATATCAACAGACGTCATAGTTAGAGGCATCCCACACACAAGAGAAGAGAATCTGAAAGAAACTTTCGTAAAGCTGTGTGACGCTGTTGTAGTTCAAACACCTCCACTCGCGCCATATTCCGAATCgccagcaaaaacaacaacaaaacatcgGGATTAA